The genomic window TGGCCGGGCAACCCGGGCACCCGGGCCCAGCGACTGGCCGCGGTGCAGCGGGCCTGCGCCGCCGCGGCGCTCTCCACCCTGATGCCCGGCGCCGGTGACTGCGCACCGTGCGCGGCGGCTATCGACGCGGCGTTGGCCAAGGACACCTGACGGGCGCGGCAATCCCGTTGCGAGTCAACAGCATCGCTAGCGTGCGCCCCGATCCACATCGTGGGCGATCGTCAGACCGTCGGCGAACTGGAGCTCGTCGGCCGTCTGGTTGAGCAGCACCCGACTGCGGCTCGGCGACAACAACGCCGACAGGTGATGGTGCGGCGCCCCGGCCGCGAACACCAACCGATTGACGCGCAGCAACGCCGCTCCGATCGCGGTGTCGAGGAGCTGGGCGTTCCGCGGGCCGGCGATCTCGGCGGTGATTTCGTGTCGCACCCGATCGATCACCACCCCAGCATCCGAGAGCAATTCGTAGAGCGGCGAGCGACACAGCGCGGCATCGGTCAACGTGCCGGCGAGCGCGGCCGGCAGCCAAACGTCGGTGACCATCAGCGGCTCGCCGGTGCGACGCTGCCGGCGCACCCGCACGATGTGCAGCAGTTCCGCGGACATCTCGAGCGCCTCGGCGATGGCCCGGGGTGGGCGGCGCACTTCGAGCTCGACTACGTCGACCTCGGTTTCGAACTGGGTCTGGCGCAGCCCCTCCAGGTAGGAGCGCCCCGGCGACGATTCGTCCGCCGGACCATGTTGGCGCACAAAGGAACCGACGCCGTGGCGACGCTCGATGTAACCGTGTTCGGCGAGGTCGGCCAGCGCGCGGCGCACCGTGATGCGCGAAACCCCGAACTGGTCGCACAGCGTCTGCTCGGTGGGCAACGCCTTGCCGGGCGCCAGGACG from Mycobacterium shigaense includes these protein-coding regions:
- a CDS encoding GntR family transcriptional regulator, with amino-acid sequence MTDVRETSEKAGAVSTAAGVPLHRQLYLVLHDEIDRGVLAPGKALPTEQTLCDQFGVSRITVRRALADLAEHGYIERRHGVGSFVRQHGPADESSPGRSYLEGLRQTQFETEVDVVELEVRRPPRAIAEALEMSAELLHIVRVRRQRRTGEPLMVTDVWLPAALAGTLTDAALCRSPLYELLSDAGVVIDRVRHEITAEIAGPRNAQLLDTAIGAALLRVNRLVFAAGAPHHHLSALLSPSRSRVLLNQTADELQFADGLTIAHDVDRGAR